One Spinacia oleracea cultivar Varoflay chromosome 4, BTI_SOV_V1, whole genome shotgun sequence DNA segment encodes these proteins:
- the LOC110788506 gene encoding uncharacterized protein — MLEREAGGKSSPATNTTTALTVNSILTGTVHSVQQHQQARPRGKSQPPTSSTTSQPQISISPTETCTHPQTTPSITASLPKTFRDVVSLEHPLTISLKQPTQIKPHLPYSTTPPPPVTLGDGLFLPVSKEKYEEISKPWLESVIVKVIGKSFEKQFFRKEMMRIWSIQSKLELLALGKGFYAVHGLPAEARTNVLANGPWFIMGALLWTRNWEPSFRPSMANVDMGPVWVTLPELPLEFYSKEMLEGIGQQLGTLVKVDTHSLRGEARKFASLSVLVPKGTPPAKGIWLGRTYQPFVYSTGIWFCKGCNAFGHANDSCSKNKNGNTQTLEKGDGNMAKQRWTSEEDETWKMISRKGRKINDNHVISRGGQPTNQQRWTPKKNKEPSFAEEKTYGEPSKISESVRTEEVFMEHTSNPFSALESLESREIEDEELMENPSTTIPLPRNTQTPSKPNTQSVTTLPFIQTLTLPRNDGTTRNPNTNHSQIQITSTSQHNTQNTNISHDPSKNTITSILNRKLITHHLDSLTSINGVGTTHSPPLPLAPPKTRNKSPQHLLSPTLPIPPSRTITTRSQASHSQPEISSTRGGRSFNVHGGRRLRNSPPTSILQRRSPSAGDGRLHGMASQERGRSRTRGNRSPSQPGPMARPTPPSPEVETICPTQGCSDQSESHMQHKRFDGHVDPSKAQTTLNSGELGRGKRKKKPKGHKDPCNSSEGEVGVPHHSRRDRPEVGSPNGKGQGDETPT; from the coding sequence atgttaGAGAGAGAAGCTGGAGGGAAATCCTCTCCAGCTACGAATACAACCACCGCCCTCACGGTAAACTCCATCTTGACAGGGACCGTGCACTCCGTCCAGCAGCACCAACAGGCACGACCAAGGGGTAAGAGTCAACCACCAACATCATCAACCACCTCTCAACCACAAATTTCCATATCTCCAACAGAAACTTGCACACACCCCCAAACAACACCATCCATAACAGCATCCCTTCCTAAGACCTTTAGAGATGTTGTTTCTCTGGAACACCCACTTACCATATCCTTAAAACAACCAACACAAATCAAGCCACATCTACCATACTCCACTACCCCACCACCACCAGTAACCCTAGGGGATGGTCTTTTCCTACCAGTTTCAAAGGAGAAGTATGAGGAAATCTCCAAGCCATGGCTAGAATCGGTGATTGTAAAAGTAATAGGTAAATcctttgaaaaacaatttttccgTAAGGAAATGATGAGAATATGGAGCATACAGTCAAAATTGGAACTTCTGGCCCTAGGGAAGGGTTTCTATGCAGTTCACGGGCTACCAGCAGAAGCTAGAACTAATGTTCTGGCAAATGGTCCATGGTTCATTATGGGAGCCTTACTGTGGACAAGAAACTGGGAACCATCCTTTAGACCGTCCATGGCCAACGTTGATATGGGACCAGTTTGGGTCACCCTACCAGAACTCCCCCTAGAATTCTACTCAAAAGAGATGCTGGAAGGAATTGGCCAACAACTGGGCACACTGGTTAAGGTGGATACACATTCTCTTAGGGGGGAAGCGAGGAAATTTGCGAGCCTTTCCGTGCTTGTACCAAAGGGAACACCACCAGCAAAGGGAATTTGGCTAGGAAGAACTTACCAACCCTTTGTCTACTCAACAGGCATCTGGTTCTGTAAGGGGTGCAACGCTTTTGGTCATGCAAATGACTCgtgctcaaaaaataaaaatggcaACACCCAAACACTTGAAAAAGGAGATGGAAACATGGCCAAACAGAGGTGGACCAGTGAAGAAGACGAAACGTGGAAAATGATTAGTAGAAAAGGAAGGAAGATTAATGATAATCACGTCATTAGTAGGGGGGGCCAACCCACTAACCAACAAAGGTGGACCCCAAAAAAGAACAAGGAGCCGTCGTTTGCAGAGGAAAAAACTTATGGGGAACCCTCAAAAATTTCGGAAAGTGTGAGAACAGAAGAAGTATTCATGGAACACACCTCCAATCCTTTCTCTGCTCTAGAATCCCTTGAATCTAGGGAAATAGAAGATGAAGAACTGATGGAAAACCCATCAACCACTATACCCTTGCCACGCAACACTCAAACTCCCTCGAAACCCAACACTCAATCTGTAACCACCCTACCCTTCATCCAAACCCTTACTCTACCCCGTAATGATGGCACGACACGAAACCCAAACACAAACCATAGCCAAATTCAAATAACTTCCACTTCCCAACACAATACCCAAAACACAAACATCAGCCATGACCCCTCCAAAAACACTATCACCTCAATCCTCAACAGGAAGCTCATCACCCACCACCTCGACAGCCTCACCTCCATTAATGGAGTCGGAACCACCCATTCTCCTCCGCTGCCCCTCGCTCCCCCTAAAACCAGAAATAAATCTCCACAACACCTTTTATCTCCTACCCTGCCAATTCCACCTTCAAGAACTATCACTACAAGAAGTCAAGCAAGTCATTCTCAACCCGAAATCAGCTCCACCAGAGGTGGACGATCTTTTAATGTTCACGGGGGGAGAAGACTTCGAAATAGCCCACCTACCTCAATTTTACAACGGAGATCACCTTCCGCCGGTGATGGCCGTCTTCATGGAATGGCTTCTCAAGAAAGAGGTCGGAGTCGAACAAGAGGAAATCGGTCTCCTTCACAACCTGGGCCCATGGCTCGACCCACCCCCCCTTCTCCCGAAGTGGAGACAATTTGCCCAACTCAGGGATGCTCCGATCAGAGTGAAAGCCACATGCAACACAAACGCTTTGATGGCCATGTCGATCCTTCCAAAGCTCAAACAACTCTCAATTCGGGTGAACTGGGAAGAGGTAAGAGGAAAAAGAAACCTAAGGGTCACAAAGATCCATGCAATTCCTCAGAGGGAGAAGTGGGTGTGCCCCATCACTCACGAAGAGATCGACCCGAGGTGGGAAGCCCAAACGGCAAAGGTCAAGGCGATGAAACGCCAACCTAA